In Strix uralensis isolate ZFMK-TIS-50842 chromosome 18, bStrUra1, whole genome shotgun sequence, one DNA window encodes the following:
- the EDEM2 gene encoding ER degradation-enhancing alpha-mannosidase-like protein 2 isoform X1 — protein sequence MLRWLGSLLCLWALRLPAPPAGTGAVAPGLDVASYRERVRAMFYHAYEHYLESAFPYDELRPLTCDGQDTWGSFSLTLIDALDTLLILGNVSEFQRVVSVLQEGVDFDIDVNASVFETNIRVVGGLLSAHLLSKKAGVEVEVGWPCSGPLLRMAEEAARKLLPAFQTPTGMPYGTVNLLHGVNPGETPVTCTAGIGTFIVEFATLSHLTGDPVFEDVARKALKALWKNRSDIGLVGNHIDVITAKWVAQDAGIGAGVDSYFEYLVKGAILLQDKELMSMFLEYNKAIKNYTKFDDWYLWVQMYKGTVSMPVFQSLEAYWPGLQSLIGDVDNAMRTFLNYYTVWKQFGGLPEFYNIPQGYTVDKREGYPLRPELIESAMYLYRATRDPTLLELGRDAVESIEKISKVDCGFATIKDLRDHRLDNRMESFFLAETVKYLYLLFDPDNFIHNDGSVFDVVITPYGECVLNAGGYVFNTEAHPIDPAALHCCRKRKEEQWEVEDLMREFYSLKKNKKFTLQRASDHGEGERAKDPEDASSEKDGEKRNFKKSSHSLLSCPSQSFNSKLAVLGQVFLDNT from the exons aTGCTGCGCTGGCTCggctccctgctctgcctctgggcGCTGCGGCTCCCGGCGCCGCCGGCGGGCACTGGCGCGGTCGCCCCGGGGCTGGACGTCGCTTCCTACAG GGAGCGGGTGCGTGCCATGTTCTACCACGCCTACGAGCACTACCTGGAGAGCGCCTTCCCCTACGATGAGCTGCGGCCGCTGACGTGCGACGGGCAGGACACCTGGGGCAG CTTCTCCCTCACGCTGATCGACGCCCTGGACACGCTGCTA ATCTTGGGAAATGTTTCTGAGTTCCAGAGAGTTGTCAGTGTGCTGCAGGAAGGGGTGGATTTTGATATTGATGTCAATGCATCTGTCTTTGAAACTAACATTCGAG TGGTGGGTGGTCTCCTCTCCGCTCACTTGCTATCGAAGAAGGCTGGTGTTGAAGTAGAAGTGGGCTGGCCGTGCTCCGGACCTCTCCTGAGGATGGCGGAGGAAGCAGCTCGCAAACTCCTACCGG CTTTTCAGACCCCAACTGGGATGCCATATGGAACAGTGAACTTGCTGCATGGAGTAAACCCCGGGGAGACCCCAGTTACCTGTACTGCTGGAATTGGTACATTTATAGTGGAATTTGCCACTTTAAGCCACCTTACTGGTGACCCAGTGTTTGAAGATGTTGCCAGGAAGGCTTTGAAGGCACTGTGGAAAAATCGGTCAGATATTGGGCTG GTCGGTAACCACATTGATGTGATAACGGCCAAGTGGGTGGCCCAAGATGCTGGCATTGGGGCGGGAGTGGACTCCTACTTTGAATACCTTGTGAAAGGAGCCATTCTCCTGCAGGACAAGGAGCTGATGTCCATGTTTCTAG AATATAACAAAGCTATCAAAAATTACACAAAGTTTGATGACTGGTACCTCTGGGTTCAGATGTACAAAGGAACAGTGTCCATGCCTGTTTTTCAGTCCCTGGAAGCCTACTGGCCAGGCCTACAG AGCCTAATTGGGGATGTAGATAATGCCATGCGAACCTTCCTCAACTATTACACTGTCTGGAAGCAGTTTGGTGGGCTGCCTGAGTTCTACAACATTCCCCAGGGCTACACGGTGGACAAGAGGGAAGGATATCCACTCAGGCCTg AGCTGATTGAGAGTGCAATGTATCTGTACCGTGCTACGAGAGATCCCACGCTCTTAGAACTGGGAAGAGATGCAGTGGAGTCCATAGAGAAAATCAGCAAGGTGGACTGTGGATTTGCAACT ATCAAAGACTTGAGAGATCACAGGCTGGATAATCGCATGGAATCCTTCTTTTTGGCTGAAACAGTAAAATACTTGTACCTGCTGTTTGACCCAGACAACTTCATTCACAATGATGGATCAGTCTTTGATGTGGTGATTACACCATACGGGGAATGTGTCCTGAATGCTGGAGGATACGTCTTCAACACTGAAGCTCATCCTATAGACCCTGCTGCGCTACACTGCTGTAGGAAGCGTAAGGAAGAGCAGTGGGAGGTGGAAGACTTGATGCGGGAATTTTactcactgaagaaaaacaagaaattcaCTTTACAAAGAGCTTCTGACCATGGTGAAGGGGAAAGAGCAAAAGACCCTGAAGATGCCTCTtcagagaaagatggagaaaagagGAACTTTAAGAAGAGCTCACACTCCCTCTTGAGTTGCCCAAGTCAATCTTTTAACTCTAAACTTGCAGTACTGGGACAGGTCTTCCTAGATAACACCTGA
- the EDEM2 gene encoding ER degradation-enhancing alpha-mannosidase-like protein 2 isoform X2, which translates to MLRWLGSLLCLWALRLPAPPAGTGAVAPGLDVASYRERVRAMFYHAYEHYLESAFPYDELRPLTCDGQDTWGSFSLTLIDALDTLLILGNVSEFQRVVSVLQEGVDFDIDVNASVFETNIRAFQTPTGMPYGTVNLLHGVNPGETPVTCTAGIGTFIVEFATLSHLTGDPVFEDVARKALKALWKNRSDIGLVGNHIDVITAKWVAQDAGIGAGVDSYFEYLVKGAILLQDKELMSMFLEYNKAIKNYTKFDDWYLWVQMYKGTVSMPVFQSLEAYWPGLQSLIGDVDNAMRTFLNYYTVWKQFGGLPEFYNIPQGYTVDKREGYPLRPELIESAMYLYRATRDPTLLELGRDAVESIEKISKVDCGFATIKDLRDHRLDNRMESFFLAETVKYLYLLFDPDNFIHNDGSVFDVVITPYGECVLNAGGYVFNTEAHPIDPAALHCCRKRKEEQWEVEDLMREFYSLKKNKKFTLQRASDHGEGERAKDPEDASSEKDGEKRNFKKSSHSLLSCPSQSFNSKLAVLGQVFLDNT; encoded by the exons aTGCTGCGCTGGCTCggctccctgctctgcctctgggcGCTGCGGCTCCCGGCGCCGCCGGCGGGCACTGGCGCGGTCGCCCCGGGGCTGGACGTCGCTTCCTACAG GGAGCGGGTGCGTGCCATGTTCTACCACGCCTACGAGCACTACCTGGAGAGCGCCTTCCCCTACGATGAGCTGCGGCCGCTGACGTGCGACGGGCAGGACACCTGGGGCAG CTTCTCCCTCACGCTGATCGACGCCCTGGACACGCTGCTA ATCTTGGGAAATGTTTCTGAGTTCCAGAGAGTTGTCAGTGTGCTGCAGGAAGGGGTGGATTTTGATATTGATGTCAATGCATCTGTCTTTGAAACTAACATTCGAG CTTTTCAGACCCCAACTGGGATGCCATATGGAACAGTGAACTTGCTGCATGGAGTAAACCCCGGGGAGACCCCAGTTACCTGTACTGCTGGAATTGGTACATTTATAGTGGAATTTGCCACTTTAAGCCACCTTACTGGTGACCCAGTGTTTGAAGATGTTGCCAGGAAGGCTTTGAAGGCACTGTGGAAAAATCGGTCAGATATTGGGCTG GTCGGTAACCACATTGATGTGATAACGGCCAAGTGGGTGGCCCAAGATGCTGGCATTGGGGCGGGAGTGGACTCCTACTTTGAATACCTTGTGAAAGGAGCCATTCTCCTGCAGGACAAGGAGCTGATGTCCATGTTTCTAG AATATAACAAAGCTATCAAAAATTACACAAAGTTTGATGACTGGTACCTCTGGGTTCAGATGTACAAAGGAACAGTGTCCATGCCTGTTTTTCAGTCCCTGGAAGCCTACTGGCCAGGCCTACAG AGCCTAATTGGGGATGTAGATAATGCCATGCGAACCTTCCTCAACTATTACACTGTCTGGAAGCAGTTTGGTGGGCTGCCTGAGTTCTACAACATTCCCCAGGGCTACACGGTGGACAAGAGGGAAGGATATCCACTCAGGCCTg AGCTGATTGAGAGTGCAATGTATCTGTACCGTGCTACGAGAGATCCCACGCTCTTAGAACTGGGAAGAGATGCAGTGGAGTCCATAGAGAAAATCAGCAAGGTGGACTGTGGATTTGCAACT ATCAAAGACTTGAGAGATCACAGGCTGGATAATCGCATGGAATCCTTCTTTTTGGCTGAAACAGTAAAATACTTGTACCTGCTGTTTGACCCAGACAACTTCATTCACAATGATGGATCAGTCTTTGATGTGGTGATTACACCATACGGGGAATGTGTCCTGAATGCTGGAGGATACGTCTTCAACACTGAAGCTCATCCTATAGACCCTGCTGCGCTACACTGCTGTAGGAAGCGTAAGGAAGAGCAGTGGGAGGTGGAAGACTTGATGCGGGAATTTTactcactgaagaaaaacaagaaattcaCTTTACAAAGAGCTTCTGACCATGGTGAAGGGGAAAGAGCAAAAGACCCTGAAGATGCCTCTtcagagaaagatggagaaaagagGAACTTTAAGAAGAGCTCACACTCCCTCTTGAGTTGCCCAAGTCAATCTTTTAACTCTAAACTTGCAGTACTGGGACAGGTCTTCCTAGATAACACCTGA